A single window of bacterium DNA harbors:
- a CDS encoding ABC transporter permease has translation MPGREPVGLRSRAAALLGDNRQEIAGTWAKILRNGIVGALVVEVVFFAIFSDRFLTVSNFRLVLLQTAVIATLAIPSALLLMAGYVDFAIGSITGLCAVLLGKLLGTMGIVPALIITVLIGLAVGAAQGILSSPLGLSPIVVTLGFFTGVRGVVFVVTEGRTASGFGDTFAIIGRGRVRWLEIPVPVAIAAVTVLLGAIFLYKTRWGRYVVAIGVNARAAFRAGIRINAIPVYLYMATGAGSAVGAMILVSRLDAAPPLTGEGLELNVLSAVLLGGVAFGGGRGSLVGVIAGVLFVGLLNNGLLLFGVAPFWFRVSAGAALVVAAGLDGVGRRLEGRSTGGLGALGRSGI, from the coding sequence ATGCCCGGACGTGAGCCTGTAGGCCTGCGTTCGCGAGCCGCGGCTCTGTTGGGGGACAACCGGCAGGAGATCGCAGGTACCTGGGCCAAGATCCTGCGCAACGGGATCGTCGGGGCGCTGGTGGTCGAGGTCGTCTTCTTCGCCATCTTCTCCGACCGGTTCCTCACCGTCTCGAACTTCCGTCTGGTCCTGTTGCAGACCGCCGTCATCGCCACCCTGGCAATACCGAGCGCACTACTCCTGATGGCCGGTTACGTCGACTTCGCGATCGGCTCGATCACCGGCCTGTGTGCGGTTCTCCTCGGAAAGCTCCTGGGAACCATGGGGATCGTGCCTGCCCTGATCATCACCGTGCTGATCGGCTTGGCGGTCGGCGCCGCGCAGGGGATCCTCTCCTCCCCGCTGGGGCTGTCCCCGATCGTGGTGACTCTGGGCTTCTTCACGGGGGTCCGAGGCGTGGTGTTCGTGGTGACCGAGGGACGGACCGCCTCTGGATTCGGTGACACCTTCGCCATCATCGGTCGGGGCCGGGTCCGGTGGCTGGAGATACCCGTTCCGGTCGCCATTGCCGCGGTGACCGTCCTGCTCGGGGCGATTTTCCTCTACAAGACCAGATGGGGCCGTTACGTGGTGGCGATCGGCGTCAACGCGAGAGCGGCGTTCAGGGCTGGGATCCGGATCAACGCGATTCCCGTTTACCTCTACATGGCGACCGGGGCGGGCAGCGCGGTAGGCGCGATGATCCTCGTCTCGAGGCTCGACGCAGCGCCACCGCTCACCGGTGAAGGTCTCGAGTTGAACGTCCTCAGCGCGGTGCTGCTCGGCGGGGTGGCATTCGGCGGCGGGCGAGGGTCGCTGGTCGGGGTTATAGCCGGTGTCCTGTTCGTCGGGCTCCTGAACAACGGGCTCCTGCTGTTCGGTGTGGCCCCGTTCTGGTTCCGCGTGAGCGCAGGAGCAGCGCTCGTCGTGGCGGCCGGGCTCGACGGGGTCGGACGCCGGTTAGAAGGGCGCAGCACCGGTGGCCTCGGCGCGCTCGGCCGCTCGGGGATTTAG
- a CDS encoding amidohydrolase family protein yields the protein MWLTDVRVVDVVTGEVRDGVSVEISGGRIGAIRRQPGAGERMSLGGRYLVPGLISVHTHLSVVYPFSATDERENPGLTVLRAYGRAQDALRAGITTIRCVHELNRADLLLAEAARAGWADVPRIVGAGRAISVPGGHGTGQGSAIADGPEAFREAALAELDAGCSHIKVFITGGIANLGETFDSPQMNQAEMQATVDAASERDTYVVAHAASSLAINWALDAGIRSFEHAYDLDEDTAGRMAAKGVFLTPTLCVTRSQEWMRWKGFEEFQIETSLEVGPMHLASIRRAVAAGVTMVNGTDYPPGDPIEGTSVAVYEMGLMQGAGLHPRLALAGATSNAARLLGMESEIGTVEEGKVADLVAVEENPLSDVAAMRDISFVMQSGRVVRDDRPAA from the coding sequence ATGTGGTTGACCGACGTCAGGGTGGTTGACGTTGTCACCGGGGAGGTCCGGGACGGGGTGAGCGTCGAGATCTCGGGGGGAAGGATCGGAGCCATCCGCAGGCAGCCGGGCGCCGGTGAGCGGATGAGCCTCGGCGGGCGCTATCTCGTTCCGGGTCTGATCTCCGTGCATACCCACCTGTCGGTCGTGTACCCGTTCTCGGCGACGGACGAGAGGGAGAATCCGGGGCTGACGGTGCTCCGCGCCTACGGGCGGGCGCAGGACGCGTTGCGGGCGGGGATCACCACCATTCGCTGCGTCCACGAGTTGAACCGTGCCGACCTGCTGCTGGCCGAAGCAGCCCGGGCGGGATGGGCCGACGTGCCGCGGATCGTGGGCGCCGGCCGGGCGATCTCCGTCCCGGGCGGGCATGGCACGGGGCAGGGCAGCGCGATCGCCGACGGACCGGAAGCCTTCCGGGAGGCGGCCCTGGCCGAACTGGATGCCGGCTGCTCCCATATCAAGGTGTTCATCACGGGCGGGATCGCCAACCTGGGGGAGACCTTCGACAGCCCTCAGATGAACCAGGCCGAGATGCAGGCCACCGTCGACGCGGCTTCCGAGCGCGACACCTACGTGGTGGCCCACGCAGCCTCGTCACTGGCCATCAACTGGGCGCTCGACGCCGGCATCCGCTCGTTCGAGCATGCCTACGACCTCGACGAGGACACGGCCGGCCGGATGGCGGCCAAGGGCGTGTTCCTGACCCCCACCCTGTGTGTCACTCGCTCGCAGGAGTGGATGCGCTGGAAGGGGTTCGAGGAGTTCCAGATCGAAACCTCCCTGGAGGTGGGCCCGATGCACCTGGCCAGCATCCGCCGGGCCGTGGCGGCCGGGGTCACGATGGTCAACGGGACCGACTACCCGCCGGGCGACCCCATCGAGGGGACCTCGGTGGCGGTGTACGAGATGGGTCTCATGCAGGGCGCCGGGCTCCATCCCCGGCTGGCTCTGGCCGGCGCCACCTCCAACGCGGCCCGGCTCTTGGGAATGGAGTCCGAAATCGGTACTGTGGAAGAGGGTAAGGTCGCCGACCTGGTCGCCGTCGAAGAGAACCCGCTTTCCGACGTAGCGGCGATGCGAGACATCTCCTTCGTCATGCAGTCCGGCCGCGTGGTGCGCGACGACCGGCCGGCAGCCTGA
- a CDS encoding hydantoinase/oxoprolinase family protein, giving the protein MTGRRYRLAVDIGGTFVDAIAYDEQSGEITVRKSPTTPAAPADGVITATRATDAALEEASVYTHGTTLGLNAILERKGSVTGIITNAGFRDIFEIARGDLPRGSMYDFRYRRPELLVSRRHTVGVPGRIDHRGKVVEELDHEAVIEAGRLLSERGVESVAVCFLHSYANSEHEKAAKSILTKAFPDLSVSVSVDLVREYREYERTSTAVADAYIRPILGRYLTDLEDRLREGGFDGSFLIMRSAGGAMTSEIARVSPLLTVFSGPAGGIAGTISLGEATGRSSLISFDVGGTSLDACVIVDGAPTEVYEAEIESLPIRIPVFDIRTIGAGGGSIAWMDKGLLRVGPHSAGAVPGPICYGRGNTEPTVTDASLCLGYLAADEFLGGEMSLDEAAAVRGVTEKLATPLGMSTQRAAASVFDVLLARTVGAIREITVERGLDPREFSLVAFGGAGPMLAPLLAREMELPEVVVPAAPAVFSAWGMLMSDLEYDLGQTVLTMLDEAALAQVEGVFAQLESEADHVLATQYVPAENRVLLRRLDLRYNGQEHTLSIELEKADGTDSVIDRFHHRHVERYGHRLEEEVQILTARVRAIGRLEKPSALLGGSHAAAAGGAESRVGERHAFDFATRERRLFPIYERSLLEPGMEIEGPAIIREPTSVTVVHGDQTAVPDPAGNLVVK; this is encoded by the coding sequence ATGACCGGACGCAGATACCGCTTGGCGGTGGACATCGGCGGAACCTTCGTGGACGCCATCGCCTACGACGAGCAGAGCGGGGAGATCACGGTGCGCAAGTCTCCCACCACTCCCGCCGCGCCCGCCGACGGAGTGATCACGGCCACCCGCGCTACCGACGCCGCCCTCGAGGAGGCCTCGGTGTACACGCACGGCACCACCCTCGGGCTGAACGCCATCCTGGAGCGCAAGGGCTCGGTGACGGGGATCATCACCAACGCCGGGTTCCGTGACATCTTCGAGATCGCCCGCGGCGACCTGCCCCGCGGTTCGATGTACGACTTCCGCTACCGGCGGCCGGAACTCCTGGTCAGCCGCCGCCACACGGTCGGGGTACCGGGACGCATCGACCACCGCGGCAAGGTGGTGGAGGAGCTCGACCACGAGGCGGTGATCGAAGCGGGTCGGCTCCTCTCGGAGCGGGGAGTCGAGTCGGTTGCGGTCTGCTTCCTGCACTCCTACGCCAACAGCGAGCACGAGAAAGCCGCCAAGAGCATACTGACCAAGGCATTCCCCGATCTTTCGGTCTCGGTGTCGGTCGACCTGGTGAGGGAGTACCGCGAGTACGAGAGGACCTCCACTGCGGTTGCCGACGCCTACATCCGTCCCATACTCGGCCGCTACCTCACCGATCTCGAGGACCGGCTTCGCGAGGGCGGCTTCGACGGCTCCTTCCTGATCATGCGCTCGGCGGGCGGGGCGATGACCTCGGAGATCGCCCGGGTGTCACCGCTCCTGACCGTCTTCTCCGGTCCGGCGGGTGGCATCGCCGGGACCATCAGCCTGGGAGAGGCCACCGGGCGCTCCTCGCTCATCTCCTTCGACGTGGGAGGAACCAGCCTCGACGCCTGCGTGATCGTGGACGGGGCGCCCACCGAGGTATACGAAGCCGAGATCGAGAGCCTCCCGATCCGGATCCCGGTGTTCGACATCCGCACCATCGGGGCCGGGGGCGGATCGATCGCCTGGATGGACAAGGGCCTCCTGAGGGTCGGCCCCCATAGCGCAGGCGCGGTTCCCGGACCGATCTGCTACGGGCGGGGCAACACGGAGCCGACCGTGACCGACGCCTCCCTCTGCCTGGGATATCTGGCGGCGGACGAGTTCCTGGGAGGCGAGATGAGCCTGGACGAGGCCGCGGCGGTCCGGGGTGTCACGGAGAAGCTGGCGACGCCCCTCGGCATGTCCACGCAACGGGCCGCCGCCTCGGTCTTCGACGTTCTCCTGGCCCGCACGGTGGGCGCCATCAGGGAGATAACGGTGGAGAGGGGTCTCGATCCCAGAGAGTTCTCGCTGGTGGCGTTCGGAGGGGCGGGGCCGATGCTGGCGCCGCTTCTGGCCAGGGAGATGGAACTGCCCGAGGTGGTCGTGCCCGCCGCCCCGGCCGTGTTCTCCGCTTGGGGGATGCTCATGTCCGACCTGGAGTACGACCTGGGCCAGACCGTCCTGACGATGCTGGACGAGGCCGCTCTGGCCCAGGTCGAAGGCGTATTCGCTCAACTCGAGAGCGAGGCCGACCACGTGCTCGCCACCCAGTACGTGCCCGCGGAGAACCGGGTTCTGCTGAGACGCCTGGACCTGCGCTACAACGGCCAGGAGCACACTCTGTCGATCGAGCTGGAGAAGGCCGACGGCACTGACTCGGTGATCGACCGTTTTCATCACAGACACGTGGAGCGGTACGGGCACCGGCTGGAGGAGGAAGTCCAGATCCTCACCGCTCGGGTCAGGGCGATCGGGCGTCTGGAGAAACCGTCCGCCCTCCTCGGAGGGAGCCATGCCGCCGCCGCGGGTGGAGCGGAGAGCCGCGTCGGTGAGCGTCACGCCTTCGACTTCGCCACCCGGGAACGTCGCCTGTTTCCGATCTACGAACGGAGCCTGCTGGAACCGGGGATGGAGATCGAAGGCCCCGCCATCATCCGCGAGCCGACCTCGGTGACCGTTGTCCATGGGGATCAAACGGCAGTTCCGGATCCCGCAGGAAACCTGGTGGTGAAGTGA
- a CDS encoding glucose 1-dehydrogenase — translation MRLKDKVAVVTGSSRSIGRAIALGYGREGAKVVVNYRSDEEAANSAVAEIEAMGSEAIAVRADTSSSSHVNGLIGAAVDRFGRIDILVNNAAILIRTPFLEIEESEWDRIIEVNLKGFFLCSQAAAKQMVLQGDGGIIINMSSAGDTLAGRDLAHYCVAKGGVRMLTRQLAFELAPHKIRANAIAPGLIETDMNRSDLAVPEFREYRLSMIPLGIIGVPEDIVGAAVFLASEDSRMATGSTLYLDAGQTIA, via the coding sequence ATGCGACTCAAGGACAAGGTAGCGGTGGTCACCGGGTCGTCCCGTTCCATCGGGCGGGCCATCGCGCTCGGGTACGGGCGGGAAGGCGCCAAGGTGGTGGTCAACTACCGGAGCGACGAGGAAGCGGCGAACTCGGCGGTGGCCGAGATCGAGGCGATGGGGTCGGAGGCCATTGCGGTTCGAGCCGACACCTCGTCGTCTTCGCACGTGAACGGCCTGATCGGCGCGGCGGTCGACCGCTTCGGGCGGATCGACATCCTGGTGAACAACGCCGCCATCCTGATCCGGACCCCGTTCCTCGAGATCGAGGAGTCCGAGTGGGACCGGATCATCGAGGTGAACCTGAAGGGGTTCTTCCTGTGCTCCCAGGCGGCGGCGAAGCAGATGGTCCTCCAGGGAGACGGCGGCATCATCATCAACATGTCCTCGGCCGGCGATACCCTGGCGGGGCGGGACCTCGCGCACTACTGCGTGGCCAAGGGAGGGGTGCGGATGCTGACCCGGCAGCTGGCCTTCGAGCTGGCGCCACACAAGATCCGAGCCAACGCCATCGCGCCGGGACTGATCGAGACCGACATGAACCGTTCGGATCTCGCTGTTCCCGAGTTCCGAGAGTACCGGCTCTCGATGATCCCGCTCGGAATCATCGGGGTTCCCGAGGACATAGTCGGCGCGGCGGTGTTCCTGGCCTCCGAGGATTCCAGGATGGCCACCGGCTCCACCCTCTACCTCGACGCGGGCCAGACCATCGCCTAG
- a CDS encoding dipeptidase — protein sequence MTDPSSWDRWIDGGVDIAVPTVANWEGPAETRELLVQWARWLEEDARLVAINDPSDFHRFPIAGKLGVVIHFQNTAPMGDDLANYERFRRMGLRMVQLCYNRTNPVGDGCLEPGDGPLTSFGREVVKEMNRLGMVVDLSHTGRRTTMDAMRVTSAPPVFSHSNPSALVSNRRNIDDDQIRAVADLGGLVGVNAYPAFVRHGGKGATVADLVDHIDYLVELIGPDQVGLGLDFCKLSPEIHAGMIASGEWSIEDYPDDSGTFPIGLETPAQIPNIEKEMVRRGYPDDSIAGILGLNWIDLFKRVWSS from the coding sequence ATGACCGACCCTTCCTCTTGGGACAGGTGGATCGACGGAGGGGTCGACATAGCCGTGCCGACCGTGGCGAACTGGGAGGGTCCCGCCGAGACACGGGAGTTGCTCGTTCAGTGGGCCCGATGGCTGGAGGAGGACGCCCGATTGGTCGCGATCAACGATCCGTCGGACTTCCATCGGTTTCCCATCGCCGGGAAGCTGGGGGTGGTGATCCACTTCCAGAACACCGCCCCGATGGGGGACGACCTAGCCAACTACGAGCGCTTCCGCCGCATGGGGCTTCGGATGGTGCAGCTCTGCTACAACCGGACCAACCCGGTGGGGGACGGATGCCTGGAACCGGGCGACGGCCCGCTCACGTCCTTCGGGCGGGAGGTGGTGAAGGAGATGAACCGGCTGGGCATGGTCGTGGACCTCTCCCACACCGGCCGCCGTACCACCATGGACGCCATGCGGGTGACATCGGCCCCGCCGGTGTTCTCCCACTCCAATCCCAGCGCGCTGGTCTCCAACCGACGCAACATCGACGACGACCAGATCCGGGCAGTGGCCGACCTGGGCGGCCTGGTGGGGGTCAACGCCTACCCGGCCTTCGTGCGCCACGGCGGGAAGGGCGCCACCGTGGCAGACCTGGTGGACCACATCGACTACCTGGTGGAACTCATCGGTCCGGATCAGGTCGGGCTGGGATTGGACTTCTGCAAGTTGAGCCCGGAGATCCACGCCGGGATGATCGCCTCCGGAGAGTGGAGCATCGAGGACTACCCGGACGACTCGGGGACCTTCCCGATCGGGTTGGAGACCCCGGCGCAGATCCCCAACATCGAGAAGGAGATGGTGAGGCGGGGCTACCCGGACGACTCCATCGCGGGCATCCTCGGCCTCAACTGGATCGATCTGTTCAAGAGGGTGTGGTCGTCTTAA
- a CDS encoding sugar ABC transporter substrate-binding protein, with protein MSLVAFACGDGGEADETAAAQAQAAAAQSDAADAQAAAAAARAEAEAAAAALADAEAALASAKAMAAEAMDDDAGSQDALADAEDALADAEAALDEANMMAEEAMEGDEASQAALAEAEAALAEAQRMAEEQAMAAQESKGTIAFSFGNESAGIYPIVADPARIEAERRGYDWVEGSANGDCEKQVQDIEGFVAAGVDAIVFLPLCGIDPYLPVVQSAKDAGIVVVGYSTAVPGGDSSIVYANIDGARAVAAEALRWLEEDFTGDPETFSWALFTFDQCGRACTDRTDPLREIITEATGVAPLEAESVAEASGLEATETFLQADPGLNMVIGINDGGALGAYQAFVAQIEQDGRDPGEIFVGGMDGQNEALELLAGADEYGIYRVSGALILDQLGKAVADLPANILEGQPPTSLVLNYVAVTPGMASFAQQVLDNYAEFLG; from the coding sequence TTGTCGCTGGTCGCCTTCGCATGCGGCGACGGCGGCGAGGCCGACGAGACGGCGGCAGCTCAAGCGCAGGCGGCGGCGGCTCAGTCTGATGCAGCCGACGCCCAGGCTGCTGCTGCTGCGGCTCGGGCTGAAGCCGAGGCTGCTGCCGCGGCGTTGGCCGACGCGGAGGCTGCTCTGGCGAGTGCCAAGGCGATGGCCGCGGAGGCTATGGATGATGACGCGGGTTCCCAGGATGCGCTTGCCGACGCGGAAGATGCGTTGGCCGACGCGGAGGCTGCGCTCGATGAAGCCAACATGATGGCCGAGGAGGCTATGGAGGGTGATGAGGCTTCCCAGGCGGCGCTTGCCGAGGCGGAGGCTGCCCTTGCCGAGGCGCAGCGGATGGCCGAAGAGCAGGCGATGGCAGCGCAGGAGAGCAAGGGCACGATCGCATTCAGCTTTGGCAATGAGAGTGCCGGCATCTATCCGATCGTCGCCGACCCCGCCAGGATCGAGGCCGAGAGACGCGGCTACGACTGGGTCGAAGGTTCGGCGAACGGCGACTGCGAGAAGCAGGTCCAGGACATCGAGGGCTTCGTGGCGGCCGGTGTCGACGCCATCGTGTTCCTGCCCTTGTGCGGCATCGATCCGTACCTGCCAGTGGTGCAGTCGGCCAAGGACGCCGGCATCGTCGTAGTCGGCTATTCGACGGCGGTCCCCGGTGGCGACTCGTCCATCGTCTACGCGAACATCGACGGAGCCCGCGCAGTGGCAGCCGAGGCTCTTCGCTGGTTGGAAGAGGACTTCACGGGCGATCCGGAGACCTTCTCCTGGGCGCTGTTCACGTTCGACCAGTGCGGAAGGGCGTGTACGGACCGTACCGATCCGCTCCGGGAGATCATTACAGAAGCGACCGGCGTGGCGCCCCTCGAGGCGGAGTCGGTTGCCGAGGCCAGCGGGCTGGAAGCGACGGAGACCTTCCTCCAGGCCGATCCGGGACTCAACATGGTCATCGGGATCAACGACGGCGGAGCGCTAGGCGCCTACCAGGCGTTCGTTGCCCAGATCGAGCAGGACGGCAGGGACCCGGGCGAGATCTTCGTCGGGGGAATGGACGGGCAGAACGAGGCGCTGGAATTGCTGGCCGGCGCCGACGAGTACGGCATCTACCGTGTCTCGGGAGCTTTGATTCTCGACCAACTGGGCAAGGCGGTCGCAGACCTGCCCGCGAACATCCTGGAAGGGCAGCCGCCCACGAGCCTGGTGCTCAACTACGTGGCAGTCACCCCGGGTATGGCGAGCTTCGCACAGCAGGTGCTGGACAACTACGCGGAATTCCTGGGCTAG
- a CDS encoding hydantoinase B/oxoprolinase family protein has protein sequence MSGTRALDGATVEVIRHYLNSTSEQMRRTLVRTAFNPVIYEVLDFGISMYDRHRRLISESTGILTFLGANDYAIHKGVEKVGVENLHPGDVVMINYPYWSGAHVSDAMLFAPVFCEGSERPDAYLAVRAHWMDLGAKDPGYVLDSTSMHQEGLIMPGVKLIRRGEVDEQIMAILRYNSRMPETIIGDFHAQISAIRVGERRLHQIWEKFGLANVDAAIDRIIEHGAQTAAEAVRAMPDGQWSAHDWLDDDGISHDLIRMAVTVTIDGDRFVVDYGDSDDAVPGPVNMPFGKTSSLAKSVFKSLTTPDTPANHGHFDPLTVECPPGNLFHAVYPAATFTLWTGMAAFELINKALAQGMDEINASSGSDEPGFMAVGTHPETGEMYAVSNNEGIGWGATPDYDGATALQHPSTTAVRNTSMEVLEHKSPIFHERLELRQDSAGAGKWRGGLGICREVRFLATGEMLSMKKKTKTKPWALRGGHEPETNAMIVWPDTDRAQRARMERFTMQPGERFRNLSAGGGGWGNPLDRAIELVREDVLDGYVSPEQAEQVYGVKVGADGTATPTGARLDRG, from the coding sequence GTGAGCGGGACTCGGGCTCTCGATGGCGCCACCGTGGAGGTGATCCGCCACTACCTGAACTCCACCTCCGAACAGATGCGGCGCACCCTGGTCAGGACCGCCTTCAACCCGGTGATCTACGAGGTCCTGGACTTCGGCATCTCCATGTACGACCGCCACCGCCGGCTGATCTCCGAGTCGACGGGGATACTCACCTTCCTGGGCGCCAACGACTACGCCATCCACAAGGGCGTGGAGAAGGTGGGGGTCGAGAACCTCCACCCCGGCGACGTGGTGATGATCAACTATCCCTACTGGAGCGGGGCCCACGTGTCCGACGCCATGCTGTTCGCCCCGGTCTTCTGCGAGGGAAGCGAGCGTCCCGATGCCTACCTGGCGGTCCGGGCTCACTGGATGGACCTGGGCGCCAAGGATCCCGGCTACGTCCTGGACTCCACCTCCATGCACCAGGAGGGCCTGATCATGCCGGGCGTGAAGCTGATCCGCCGGGGGGAGGTCGATGAGCAGATCATGGCCATCCTGCGCTACAACTCCCGGATGCCCGAGACCATCATCGGGGACTTCCATGCCCAGATCTCCGCCATCAGGGTGGGAGAGCGCCGCCTGCACCAGATCTGGGAGAAGTTCGGCCTGGCAAACGTCGACGCGGCGATCGACCGCATCATCGAGCACGGCGCGCAGACCGCCGCCGAAGCGGTGCGGGCCATGCCCGACGGGCAGTGGTCGGCCCATGACTGGCTGGATGACGACGGTATCTCACACGACCTGATCAGGATGGCGGTGACGGTCACCATCGACGGGGACCGCTTCGTCGTCGACTACGGCGACTCCGACGACGCGGTGCCCGGGCCCGTCAACATGCCGTTCGGGAAGACCTCTAGCCTGGCCAAGTCGGTCTTCAAGTCACTCACCACCCCCGACACTCCCGCCAACCACGGCCATTTCGACCCTCTCACCGTCGAATGCCCTCCCGGGAACCTCTTCCATGCCGTATACCCGGCGGCCACCTTCACGCTGTGGACGGGGATGGCGGCCTTCGAGCTGATCAACAAAGCCCTGGCTCAGGGGATGGACGAGATCAACGCCTCCTCCGGTTCCGACGAGCCGGGTTTCATGGCGGTAGGCACGCATCCCGAGACCGGAGAGATGTACGCGGTCAGCAACAACGAGGGAATCGGCTGGGGCGCCACACCCGACTACGACGGAGCCACCGCTTTGCAGCATCCCTCCACGACGGCAGTCCGCAACACCTCGATGGAGGTTCTGGAGCACAAGTCCCCGATCTTCCACGAGCGCCTAGAACTGCGCCAGGACTCGGCAGGGGCCGGAAAGTGGCGGGGAGGTCTGGGCATCTGCCGCGAAGTGAGATTCCTCGCCACCGGCGAGATGCTGTCGATGAAGAAGAAGACCAAGACGAAGCCGTGGGCGCTGCGGGGCGGGCACGAGCCGGAGACCAACGCCATGATCGTTTGGCCAGACACCGACCGTGCCCAGCGGGCGCGGATGGAGAGGTTCACCATGCAGCCCGGGGAACGGTTCCGCAACCTCTCAGCCGGAGGGGGAGGTTGGGGCAACCCCCTCGATCGCGCCATCGAGTTGGTGCGGGAGGACGTCCTCGACGGCTACGTGTCACCGGAGCAAGCCGAGCAGGTCTACGGCGTTAAGGTGGGCGCGGACGGAACCGCCACCCCGACCGGCGCCAGGTTGGACCGCGGCTGA
- a CDS encoding MarR family winged helix-turn-helix transcriptional regulator, with the protein MRGGDPSEDRDAILRVERDIRDHFRDEPWFDFRAHQAVVNIYRAAITVRNRLEQELLTRWRLTWGGFTCLWILWIWGEMESRRLAHEAGVSKGTLTGLVKTLEKRDLVSRRRLSGDRRRVAVSLTPDGLAVVEELYPHFHTCERTLTTGLDTDEQDQLSRLLRSIMRRAAEPGPLGAHTPD; encoded by the coding sequence TTGAGAGGCGGCGACCCGTCCGAAGACCGTGATGCGATCCTTCGCGTCGAGAGGGACATCCGTGACCACTTCCGCGACGAGCCATGGTTCGATTTCCGCGCCCATCAGGCGGTTGTCAACATCTACCGGGCGGCCATCACCGTGCGCAACCGGCTCGAACAGGAACTGCTCACGCGCTGGCGGCTCACGTGGGGAGGGTTCACCTGCTTGTGGATACTGTGGATCTGGGGGGAGATGGAGTCAAGGCGGCTCGCCCACGAGGCCGGAGTCTCGAAAGGCACCCTTACGGGCCTGGTGAAGACCCTCGAGAAACGCGATCTGGTCTCCCGTCGTCGCCTGTCCGGGGATCGGCGTCGGGTAGCCGTGTCCCTGACACCTGACGGGCTCGCCGTGGTCGAGGAGCTCTACCCGCACTTCCATACGTGCGAACGCACGTTGACGACCGGTCTCGATACCGATGAACAGGATCAACTGTCACGCCTGCTTCGCAGCATCATGAGACGCGCCGCAGAACCCGGACCTCTCGGAGCACACACTCCGGACTAG
- a CDS encoding M20/M25/M40 family metallo-hydrolase, protein MPVDLTAALEAADQLEGYERELLASLVSTRSVRAEVSRIHELCAEEVGKLGMAVEMVSPRVGELESHPEWCPPYPASAEPERMVSVLGSWGEGPGIFLFAHTDTERPDPLGDWDTDPYRATEVRDRIHGVGTADDKAGVVSVLAATKALLPRLEGVRVVVGLVHGKLGGGLGTLPTMARVGEVDTSLYCHPAETGRGMAHFKIATRGFFNFRIETMGRRPDPVEIRTPNSEDPRRGINAFTRLREVLDAVDRWADRDDLLCSVNWVSAGVNPIVLPERAVAEGTVWFRHGTVGEVYESLDSAALAAGALSTERFGVQSNPAEIPPDHPLVVATTRAIATETGTIPGVYPAHVASDIRFPIRCLSAATVGFGALGGNFYGPNEWVDAGDMHRATRAIIRIVSAWADRVSHGDSWHLPNG, encoded by the coding sequence ATGCCGGTCGACCTGACCGCCGCCTTGGAGGCGGCCGACCAACTGGAGGGTTACGAGCGGGAGTTGCTCGCCTCACTCGTTTCCACGCGCAGCGTCCGCGCCGAGGTCTCCCGCATCCACGAGTTGTGCGCCGAGGAGGTCGGGAAGCTGGGAATGGCGGTGGAGATGGTCTCTCCCCGGGTGGGCGAACTGGAGAGCCATCCCGAGTGGTGCCCGCCGTACCCGGCCAGCGCCGAGCCAGAGCGGATGGTGAGCGTGCTGGGGTCATGGGGTGAGGGACCGGGCATCTTCCTGTTCGCCCACACCGACACCGAGCGTCCCGACCCGCTGGGCGACTGGGACACCGACCCGTACCGGGCGACGGAGGTCAGGGACCGGATCCACGGGGTGGGAACGGCCGACGACAAGGCGGGGGTGGTGTCGGTACTGGCCGCCACGAAGGCCCTGCTCCCCCGTCTCGAAGGAGTTAGGGTGGTGGTGGGACTCGTGCACGGGAAGCTCGGGGGCGGGCTGGGGACGCTGCCCACCATGGCCAGGGTCGGCGAGGTGGACACCTCCCTCTACTGCCATCCGGCGGAGACGGGCCGGGGAATGGCCCACTTCAAGATCGCCACCCGGGGCTTCTTCAACTTCCGGATCGAGACGATGGGCCGGCGCCCCGATCCGGTGGAGATCCGCACCCCCAACTCCGAGGACCCTCGCCGGGGGATCAACGCCTTCACCCGCCTGCGGGAGGTCCTCGACGCCGTGGACCGGTGGGCCGACCGGGACGATCTCCTCTGCTCGGTGAACTGGGTCTCTGCCGGGGTCAACCCGATCGTGCTGCCGGAGCGGGCGGTCGCGGAGGGCACCGTGTGGTTCCGCCACGGGACGGTGGGCGAGGTGTACGAGAGCCTGGATAGCGCCGCTCTGGCGGCAGGCGCCCTGTCCACCGAGCGGTTCGGCGTCCAGTCCAACCCGGCCGAGATACCGCCCGACCATCCCCTGGTGGTCGCCACGACCCGGGCGATCGCCACCGAGACCGGGACCATCCCGGGCGTGTACCCGGCGCATGTGGCGTCGGATATCCGCTTCCCGATCCGATGCCTCAGTGCGGCCACGGTCGGATTCGGCGCGCTGGGAGGCAACTTCTACGGCCCCAACGAGTGGGTGGACGCCGGGGACATGCACCGGGCCACGCGAGCGATCATCCGGATCGTCTCGGCCTGGGCTGACCGGGTCTCCCACGGTGACTCCTGGCATCTCCCGAACGGATAG